In Pseudomonas sp. PDNC002, the DNA window TAGCGTGCCAGGTGCTCCTCGTGGATGTAGAAACAGCCATCGACTTCCACGTCCTCGTCTTCCCAGTCCGAGGACTCGTAGGCGTAGAACTGGTAGAGGTTGCGGATCAGGTCCTGGTGCTCGGGGCCGGTCTGCACCAGCTGGATGGACAGGTCGTTCATGGTCGAAGGCTCGCGATGCGGCAGGGAAGGGCGCGGTGAGCGATATTCTCCCTCATTGGCGCGGCAATGCCAGTGGCGCGGGAGTTTGAACCGCGCGGTGGCAGGGTGCGATGATGCAGGCGCATTCCCATTCGAGACCCCGCAGTGAGAACCGACAGCCGCCTCTCGCGCATGCTCCATGTGCTGCTGCACATGGCCCGTGACGACCAGCCCGTGACCTCCGAGCGCATTGCGCGGATGCTCGGCACCAATCCGGCCGTGGTGCGGCGGACCATGGGCGGCCTGCGCGATGCCGGCTACGTGCGCTCGGAGAAGGGCCACGGCGGCGGCTGGACGCTGGACTGCGACCTCGGGCAGGTGACGCTGCTGGATGTGTACCGCGCCGTCGGCAGCGAGCGCCTGTTCGCCATGGGCTTCGACAATGCGCACCCGGACTGCCTGGTGGAAAAGGTGGTCAATGCCGCGCTGCAGGACGCCATGGAGCAGGCCACCGCGATCCTCCTGGAGCGGCTGGGCGCGGTATCCCTGGCCGACCTCGCCGGACGTTTCAGCGCGCTCTACCCGAAAGAC includes these proteins:
- a CDS encoding Rrf2 family transcriptional regulator, with the translated sequence MRTDSRLSRMLHVLLHMARDDQPVTSERIARMLGTNPAVVRRTMGGLRDAGYVRSEKGHGGGWTLDCDLGQVTLLDVYRAVGSERLFAMGFDNAHPDCLVEKVVNAALQDAMEQATAILLERLGAVSLADLAGRFSALYPKDH